In Euphorbia lathyris chromosome 10, ddEupLath1.1, whole genome shotgun sequence, the DNA window GGCCAAAATTGTGTCAAATCCATTGAATTATGTCCTCATTTTGTCCTATAGTTCATTATTCAATAACTTTGTGAGGTGTGTAAAAGTGTGAGAAATATGCTGAAAACTTATGCAATTAAGTGAAAGTGTGTGATAACGAATGAAATTACAACTTAAAGAGAAATCTAATAAAATTGACACTAAAATACTAGGAAATTACACAAAAATGGATGAAAATACGACTAAGAAATGCAATAAAAGTAGACGGCAACAACATCCCCAAACTTTAAGCTTTTGTTTGTACTCAACCAAATTGAATCCGAAAACAAAACTAGAAGACCAAGTGCTTGAATAGATCGATAAAGAGACAAAGTTTTATTTCAAGTAACAAAGTAGAAGATCCTAAGTTTGAACCGTCTGAATTATGACAAACATCTTAAATAGCTAGACATTTTTGAATTCATAATTTGATCATATGTTAGACATTTTTCCAATAGTCGCTGTTTAATGAAGCTGTTAAAACACCTTGCATGGAATTCGCTCAAGTGCTTCGGGTAAGGTGTTTTTCTCTCGATTTCCTCCACCACTATGCTACCTTACTGAAATTTGATGAAAAGGACTTAATTCGGGTTGTATTGTAAGGTTAAGGTATGGGTGTGAATGTGATGGTAATGTGGTTTAAGAATCATGCAGAGTTTCTCAATTTGAGTGACTGTTAGGTACTTGAGTAAaccgttttatttatttattttatttttttattattgaggaATATGAAGAATGTATTCCCTAGGGATGATATACACGAGCCAAGTATGTATTCATTTTTTCTTTGGTGCTCGTTTTATTTTCTAGACTCATGGTGCCTTGAATGGGGGTTAGTTTAGAAACTCGTAGATTCTGAGAGTTTTGGGTTGAAAGTGATAGTGTCGGCTTATATTGTGGTGAAAGAAAGGAAGGGCAAGGCTCAAATATGGTGAACAACGGAAGTTGATTTCGGGTAGATTAATAGTTCGTGTGGTGGTGAATAAAGGAAGGCTTAACTCATATCAAATTCCTTGTTCGGTGTGTATGATTTTGATCAGTATTTGATGCAAGCCCTATAGTTACAGACGAGTGCGGATCCCACATCAAAAAGAACAATTGAGCTGTTTGGTGTGCTCAAATCTTAAAATAGCTTTCAATGGGTATTTATGTGCTAACAAGTTCAAATACCTCAACCATTGGTAAAGGTCTAAAGATGAGTACTAATTCAGACAGTGCTATTTAAGATTTTACTCTATGACCCAGACAGTTCAATTTTAGCATTTTAGCATTGTTAAATGAAAGTTTACCCTATCAAATGTTAATACCATTCAAGACTTGGTTTTAAAGTTTGTTTTGGGGATCAATTATACCCTAGGACAGCTATTGCTTTTGGTCGGGGGTGTGTTGCAAAGACACTAAAACTGGAagtaaaaatcacaaaaagaaaaactaactatgcgaaaatgaaaaaaataaatggacaCATATAAACTTCATTTCCTATCTTTGCTTTTCCCCTCATTAAGTTGAAGCAATAATCCGCAAAAGTGCGCAAAACATagtaaaaagaagaaaagatagGAGATACTCCCTCAATCTGGCAAGTGCCAATGAGGCTCGTTGGCGTAGTGGGTCATGGAGCTCTCGAAGCGGGCATTACAGCGAGCATTGTCGGCTTGCATGGTGGCGATGTTGGCACGAGCGTCTCTGAGAGACTCCTGATACTGTAGTTGCAATTGCTCCATCCTTGCCAAGGATTCAGGAGCAGCTGAACAACGAGGAGAATCAGGAGAACTAGAGATATCCAAATATGTATTTATCATGACATTTAACCTCGTGGGAAACCTTGTACTTTCCAAGGATCTTGTCAACTCCAAATCGGAAGAAGGAAATGATTTCTTCCATGCCATGGACAAGGTGATGGAGCTTGGTGGCAAGCCGAATTTTGCTGATTTCTTTCCGTTTTTGAAAAGAATGGATCCCCAGAGGATTAAGAAGAACTTTAGCAAACATCTGGGACGAACTCTGAGTATTATTGAGAAGTTTGTGAAGGAAAGAATTGAAGATCGTAAATTAAAGAAACACAAAGATAGTAAAGACTTATTAGACACATTCTTGGAATATAATGAATCAGGTGACGATGGAAGACAAGGACAGGAACCAATTTCAACCCATAATATGCTTATAATCATAGTGGTAAACAAATAAGAACTCCTGTTAAATATTTGCTACTGAGTTTCAGAGTCTAAGATTTTACAAATTTTCATCGACTCTATATTTGCACCAAGAAATGTTTTTTGGAGGAACAGAAACTACAAGTGCGACTATTGAATGGGTGATGACAGAACTATTCCGCAATCCAGAATCAATGAGAAGGGTTAAAGAAGAGCTGAATAGAATTGTTGGGCTAAAAAGGAAGGTCGAGGAGAGTGACATAGATCAACTCCCATATTTGCAGGCAGTGATCAAAGAATCAATGAGGTTACATCCTGTAGTCCCACTGTTAGTGCCGCGAAATGCATTAGAAGATACAAATTTCAAGGGATATATCATACCTAAAGATACACGAATTTTTGTAAACATACAAATTTCAAGGGATATATCACACCTAAAGATACACAAATTTTTGTAAACGCATGGGCAATAGGAAGAGACCCAGAAGCTTGGGAGGATCCATTGAGTTTCAAGCCTGAAAGATTTTTAGACTCAAATATTCAGTACAGAGGACAAAACTTTTGAGTTGCTTCCCTTTGGATCTGGAAGAAGGATTTGTGTGAGAAATAATCCACCATGATGAATGCTTATTCTATACGTTTCAATTTCAACAACTACCCCTAACAAATCAGAAATTTACTGCTTAAACAAATTCACAGGCCAAAAACAATAATACTAGTTACCTGAATGAAATAGCAATTTCGTTGCGGAACTTCTCAAGTGCCTTATCCATAATCTCCAAAGGAGAGGAGCCTTGGCCAACTTCTCAAATCTTCTACCTCTACTTTCACTGCAAATTCCAGATTTTACTTAAGATTCTGCAAAGAAGATCATGGCAGAATGATGGTCCTAATTTTACTTAAGATTCTGCAGCTTCGCTTCTTATATAGTTTTGTGTAGTTGAGTGatcactcatatatatatatatatatagttttgtgtagGAGAGGAGCCTTGGCCAACTGCTCAAATCTTCTACCCCTACTTCCGCTGCAAATTCCAAGGCAAATTTTAACACCTTATTCAACTGTAAAATCAATTTTGTGGTTAAAAGTACGGGTCTGGAGCATATAAAACTTACCAGGGGCGCATTCCAGTCACAGGCTTCATGGCGATGTTGAATAGATTCACCGCTGCCGGCCGATCCAGAGCCGAAACGGACTGAATTGCGgaactgaaaataaaaactcaAATTTATTACCAgaaaaatcatcaaaaacaaaagcaaagcatatttttcaaaatcatacgaacaaacgaaagaaaaataatttaataaataatgaaCAACTTACTTGAATAATTGGAAGCATAAATCTCAGTTGCAGAAGAAGAAACACTGAAAGCCATTACAGAATCTAAAAAGAAGATCGATTTTCTCTGTTTGAACAAAGCAAAATGAATTGCTATAAGGTCCTGTAGGGAGAACAATAAGGAGAAAGGGGAGGGAAAAAGATAAGAACAAAGGCAGGTTTAAATGGATGTTGAACtggatcaaatgggaggtctatttacatatttaatctatttactcaacctactacatatctagactgtttaaATTGACAGTTGTATCCACTCCAACACGTGCTCTCAAAGAAATTGAAGTTGTAAAGTGGAAACGGAAGAACTATTTCTcatgttaaaaaaattcaaactttTTGGAAAGGAAACAATTGAAATTGTCTTCACactgaaaataaaagaataataatCTTTGAATTCTGGATATTCTCACTAAAAGATtgaaaataacccaaatataatTTATGGCGTCCTCATAAGCAGATGCTAATActtgatactgaaattaaatagcTTCTTTATCTGCTCAAATCCAGCTTTGCAAAACAGATAAGCTGAGGCAACTAACCAATGACTCCACGAACTTTTTCAAACCAATACAGTGatgaaataatataaacaataaaTAGAGCCATAGATTTTGCCTTTTATTCAACATCTAAAAACAACTGCAGATCCCTCAGCATATACCGAGCACCAAGCCGAAGCCGCACATCCTAAGGAAGAACATAAACTAAGTTTTAGATCAGAAAATTATATCCTCGTCCTTCTCCATGGCTGCAGACAGCATGTTGTGTGCTGAttttaatgaaactcctttctGCAAAGAGACTTTCTCTGCAAACTGTTCCTCGGCAAATTGCTTTGCAGAAGCAAGTTGTCTCTCAATTTCCCTTTTCTTATACCCTTGGATTTTCTTTAGCCTGAAGAAATCTTCCCTTTCAAGCTCATCCAACTCTCCCTTGATGTAACTTATTGTATTTTCCAATTTGGGCTTCACAACATTCTCTAGTGCGTTAACCCTGCGATTTGTTGTCTTTATCGCCTCATCAAGTGTTAAAAATGATGTCTGGAGTGAAGCAAGCTCAACAAGAAGCTCAATTGATTTCACATAAGCAGCACGACAGGCCTGAACTTGTTGGCCACCTCTAGCCAATCCAGTCAGGTCATTCCTGGTATCACTTTCAGTGAAATACTCGAACTTAGGAAGCTTCACACCAGCAACATTCTCTTGTCGGGATCGAACTTTGAGTGAGGCATTTTGGACATTCTCAAGGACAACGTGCTTGATGTTATCACCAGCAACATACTTAGCTTCAGTTAGGGCAAATGATGAGGTTTTCATAATCTCTCCCATTGATTCTTTTGTCGAAACAATCTTCTTGAGGATTTGACGGAACTGCACAGTCAAAGCATCACTCTTCTTCTTGAGAAGAGCATGACCTCTTGTAGCACCAACAAGACGAGCTTTAACAACAGCAAGCATTGTAACAGTTGGAACCACATTCAAGCGTTGACTTTGGCCTGACATATTTCAAAAATctaaacaaaaagaaagaaacatGTGTCAGCAATTAAATGCAAAAAGAATGTAGCAACCCACTTTTTTATAAGGAAAAGGAAAGGATGTGTTTATGCAAAAGGAGATTATCTTGGGCATACAAGTTTTAATAACATCAACATGAAGTCGGAGCAATCCCAAACAAGATCTTCTCTAATAGGCCAAATTCTCTTTCATATTCATACTTAAATCCTAAATTTGTTTCCAATCCACAACTGTCATTTCAAATTGAAATCACTGAGATGCAATTGATTCCTAGATAAGGCATAAACACTTCATAAATTTGTTCCTCTTAACAGAGTTTCAACAAGCATCGAAACAGTATGCTGATTAAATAGTATAATGGTCATGTCTTCTATTATAACTAGTGTTGCTTTCTCATAAAAAGACTAAATCATTAACATACCAATATATGAATAtatagaactcattgaacatGTCAGTACAAGGATGAATAACTAGAACAAACAGAAAATTAAGAATGCATCAACACATTTCAAGATCTAAGAAAATAGAACTCGGAAAACCTAGCTAATTCCATACAAGATACAAAAAATTCACCATCTAATTCTAGGGGTGAGCAGCAGTTGATTTGGTTCAATgaataaacaaaaaaag includes these proteins:
- the LOC136208473 gene encoding V-type proton ATPase subunit D-like, translated to MSGQSQRLNVVPTVTMLAVVKARLVGATRGHALLKKKSDALTVQFRQILKKIVSTKESMGEIMKTSSFALTEAKYVAGDNIKHVVLENVQNASLKVRSRQENVAGVKLPKFEYFTESDTRNDLTGLARGGQQVQACRAAYVKSIELLVELASLQTSFLTLDEAIKTTNRRVNALENVVKPKLENTISYIKGELDELEREDFFRLKKIQGYKKREIERQLASAKQFAEEQFAEKVSLQKGVSLKSAHNMLSAAMEKDEDIIF